A genomic segment from Methanolobus zinderi encodes:
- a CDS encoding energy-coupling factor transporter ATPase yields MSIDVKNVSFSYDPGTSLERLALQNVNLSIDRGEFILIGGEIGSGKSTLIRHFNGLLRPSSGSVSVDGVEAHVKSIRKKVGILFQFPQNQLFARSVYEDVAFGPANFGEKGDELRKRVTKALKMVGVREELYEHSPFTLSGGEMRLVAIAGVLAIRPDYLVLDEPLSGLDPEHRESLLEILKSLHMQGISVIVVSHLIADLLPLADKIILMKKGKISFEGSPEEYVKSTSTPLPEITSLMKELKQKGFDVRDDIFDVEEALNEIIRVKKERSGSMQ; encoded by the coding sequence ATGTCGATCGATGTAAAAAACGTCAGCTTCTCCTATGATCCCGGCACCAGCCTTGAGAGACTTGCTCTGCAAAATGTGAACCTCTCCATTGACAGGGGAGAATTCATACTGATCGGAGGCGAGATCGGCTCAGGAAAATCTACCCTTATACGACACTTCAATGGTCTGCTCAGGCCTTCTTCAGGCAGTGTAAGCGTGGACGGCGTGGAGGCTCACGTAAAATCAATCAGGAAAAAAGTTGGAATCCTTTTCCAGTTCCCGCAGAACCAGCTCTTTGCCAGATCAGTATACGAAGACGTAGCCTTCGGACCTGCCAACTTCGGGGAAAAAGGCGATGAACTCAGGAAAAGGGTCACAAAAGCCCTGAAAATGGTAGGTGTCAGAGAAGAACTGTATGAGCATTCACCTTTTACACTGAGCGGAGGAGAAATGAGACTGGTTGCCATTGCAGGTGTACTGGCCATCAGACCCGACTACCTTGTACTGGACGAACCGCTTTCGGGACTTGACCCCGAGCACAGAGAATCCCTTCTAGAAATACTCAAAAGTCTTCACATGCAGGGTATCTCCGTTATTGTCGTATCACACTTGATAGCAGACCTGCTGCCCCTTGCGGATAAAATTATCCTGATGAAAAAGGGAAAAATATCCTTTGAAGGAAGTCCTGAAGAGTATGTAAAATCCACCTCAACTCCCCTTCCCGAAATAACATCCCTGATGAAGGAACTGAAGCAAAAAGGCTTTGATGTAAGAGATGATATCTTCGATGTGGAGGAAGCCCTTAACGAGATAATCCGTGTAAAAAAAGAAAGATCGGGGAGTATGCAGTGA
- a CDS encoding energy-coupling factor transporter transmembrane component T family protein, which produces MSNLFFGYIPGTSPIHSLDPRTKIISVMVASIIIFNSGSFREMALIGAVFLVLFSMSRISYRAPLSAVRPMMIFLIIIFLMQLFLTGETILFSLAGFNATLEGLQAGLLLTWRFVYLLLFASILTATTAPSMLTVAIERMLRHLPLERAGISSFDLATMMSLSIHFFPLLYEHFGHLRDAQMSRGLDLKKNPLRTIYSLSVPMMKIAFRSAGEVSLAMESRCYQGVNRTSLFEPRMQRMDFAALLGFALIMGSIVLLA; this is translated from the coding sequence GTGAGCAATCTGTTTTTTGGTTATATTCCCGGCACATCCCCTATCCACAGTCTTGACCCCAGGACAAAGATAATCTCTGTAATGGTAGCCAGTATAATTATCTTCAACTCAGGATCATTCAGAGAAATGGCTTTGATCGGAGCTGTCTTTCTGGTTTTGTTCTCTATGTCCCGTATTTCCTACAGGGCACCCCTGTCTGCAGTCAGACCCATGATGATATTTCTGATTATTATTTTCCTTATGCAACTGTTCCTTACGGGAGAGACAATACTTTTCTCCCTGGCAGGATTTAATGCCACACTGGAAGGTCTGCAAGCAGGACTGCTACTGACCTGGAGATTCGTGTACCTGCTTTTATTTGCTTCGATCCTCACTGCAACCACAGCACCTTCAATGCTGACCGTCGCTATAGAGCGCATGCTGCGTCATTTACCTCTGGAAAGGGCAGGCATATCATCTTTTGATCTTGCAACCATGATGTCCCTGTCGATACATTTTTTCCCTCTTTTGTACGAGCATTTCGGACATCTCAGGGACGCACAGATGTCCCGTGGCCTGGATCTTAAAAAAAATCCTCTCAGGACAATTTATTCCCTTTCAGTCCCCATGATGAAGATAGCATTCAGGTCAGCAGGAGAGGTATCCCTTGCAATGGAAAGCCGCTGTTACCAGGGAGTTAACAGGACCTCCCTTTTTGAGCCACGGATGCAAAGAATGGATTTTGCAGCCCTGCTGGGCTTTGCATTAATTATGGGTAGTATCGTCCTTCTTGCCTGA
- a CDS encoding TOBE domain-containing protein gives METKTKVWLAEDGKPVIGAGKVALLKAIDEERSLRKACKKLDISYKHAWNVLNNMNERLGSDVVRTVRGGKDQGTFLTEAGRQLIREYELNRDFVEGTMKDEGSWENIGLKLSARNKIPGKVVSVEKEGLVSKISIEIEPSALTSIITSEAVERLDIKPGDDVFAIIKSTEVLVGKSKQKEE, from the coding sequence GTGGAAACCAAAACAAAAGTATGGCTGGCAGAGGATGGAAAACCGGTGATCGGTGCCGGTAAGGTTGCCCTGCTCAAAGCCATTGATGAGGAGAGGTCTTTAAGGAAAGCCTGTAAGAAACTTGATATCTCCTACAAACACGCATGGAATGTGCTAAACAACATGAATGAAAGACTTGGCAGTGATGTTGTAAGGACTGTCAGGGGAGGAAAGGATCAGGGAACTTTTCTAACTGAAGCAGGCAGGCAGCTCATTCGTGAGTATGAACTCAACAGGGACTTTGTCGAGGGTACTATGAAAGACGAAGGTTCATGGGAGAATATCGGATTGAAACTTTCAGCCCGCAATAAGATTCCTGGAAAGGTTGTCAGCGTGGAAAAAGAAGGTCTGGTATCAAAGATCAGTATTGAGATCGAACCTTCCGCCCTTACATCCATTATAACCTCGGAGGCTGTTGAAAGGCTTGACATAAAGCCGGGTGACGATGTCTTTGCAATTATTAAATCCACTGAAGTACTTGTTGGAAAGAGTAAACAAAAGGAAGAATAA
- a CDS encoding ArsR/SmtB family transcription factor: MEESREHTCVDEKTIFSKKAGIPSEEELCRICDILSALHSETRLKILFLLSEGGLCVKELEMALDISQSAISHSLRTLRQLNLVKSRKEGRFAVYHLSDEHVGTFLDMCRQHVGECK; this comes from the coding sequence ATGGAAGAAAGCAGAGAACACACATGCGTCGATGAAAAAACCATATTCTCAAAGAAGGCAGGTATTCCTTCAGAAGAGGAATTATGCAGGATATGTGATATTCTCAGTGCCCTCCATTCTGAAACACGCCTGAAGATACTGTTTCTTCTCTCAGAGGGTGGACTCTGCGTAAAGGAGCTTGAGATGGCACTTGATATTTCCCAGTCTGCCATATCACACAGTCTGCGAACACTTCGGCAACTGAACCTGGTAAAGTCCAGAAAAGAAGGAAGGTTTGCAGTCTATCATCTCTCAGACGAACACGTAGGTACCTTCCTTGACATGTGCAGACAGCACGTAGGAGAGTGCAAATAA
- a CDS encoding SO_0444 family Cu/Zn efflux transporter — translation MPLVDTILSALWGITLESWSLFLEMAPYLFLGFTVAGLLHIFVPEEKIIKYLGESAGKIRSSLNASLMGIPIPLCSCGVVPTALSLQKRGATKGATLSFLISTPETGVDSISITYALLDPIMTVFRPLATLITALSAGIAENFLGKEKRTVALNKTAENKIPLNNNLLMTQPTAACEDSSCSCHVPSDNTELSGSQRLKEGMKYAYVELLGDISKWLVFGIVIAGIISYAVPYEVVHTYLGGGILSMLVMLLVGIPLYICATASTPLAAAFIAKGMSPGTAFVFLLAGPATNAATITMVTKFLGKRSAVLYLTTIAVCSLIFGLVLDMIYFRLGVEAISIVGSASEILPAQVKIVFALILIPLMIYGIYKH, via the coding sequence ATGCCACTAGTCGATACGATCCTGTCCGCACTGTGGGGAATTACCCTGGAATCATGGAGTCTCTTTCTGGAGATGGCTCCGTATCTGTTCCTTGGTTTCACTGTCGCAGGGCTGCTCCACATCTTCGTACCGGAAGAGAAGATCATCAAGTATCTTGGAGAATCCGCAGGAAAGATCAGATCATCACTTAATGCTTCGCTTATGGGAATACCAATCCCTTTGTGTTCATGCGGAGTGGTTCCCACAGCCCTGTCTCTTCAGAAAAGAGGAGCAACAAAAGGTGCAACCCTCTCATTCCTTATCTCCACACCGGAAACAGGAGTGGATTCCATATCGATAACCTATGCCCTGCTTGATCCGATCATGACAGTGTTCCGGCCGCTTGCAACACTGATTACAGCTCTCTCTGCAGGGATTGCGGAGAATTTTCTTGGAAAAGAGAAAAGAACGGTTGCCTTGAATAAGACTGCTGAAAACAAAATACCCTTGAACAATAACCTGCTAATGACCCAGCCGACAGCTGCATGCGAAGACAGTTCATGTTCCTGCCATGTACCGTCAGATAATACAGAACTATCCGGATCGCAGCGTCTCAAAGAAGGCATGAAGTATGCTTATGTGGAACTACTCGGAGATATCTCAAAATGGCTGGTATTCGGTATTGTCATTGCAGGAATCATCTCATATGCAGTACCATATGAAGTCGTGCACACCTATCTTGGAGGAGGAATCCTCTCTATGCTTGTGATGTTGCTCGTGGGCATTCCACTCTATATTTGTGCCACGGCTTCAACCCCGCTGGCTGCCGCATTTATAGCCAAGGGTATGAGTCCGGGGACAGCATTCGTATTCCTGCTTGCAGGTCCTGCAACCAATGCAGCAACAATAACCATGGTTACAAAATTCCTGGGAAAAAGAAGTGCGGTGCTCTATCTGACAACCATAGCTGTATGTTCACTAATATTCGGTCTGGTGCTTGATATGATATATTTCAGGCTTGGTGTGGAAGCAATATCCATAGTAGGCAGTGCAAGTGAAATATTACCGGCTCAGGTAAAGATTGTATTTGCGTTGATCCTGATACCACTGATGATATACGGGATATACAAACATTAA
- a CDS encoding helix-turn-helix transcriptional regulator, with product MKTRIKELRARYDMTQEDLANRVGVRRETIGFLEKGKYNPSLKLAYKVALCLQTSIDELFIFEEDDLK from the coding sequence ATGAAGACCCGGATAAAGGAGCTCAGGGCCAGGTATGATATGACCCAGGAGGACCTGGCCAACAGGGTAGGTGTCAGGAGGGAAACCATAGGTTTTCTGGAAAAAGGGAAATATAACCCCTCACTAAAACTTGCCTACAAGGTTGCACTGTGTCTGCAGACGAGCATTGACGAATTATTCATCTTTGAAGAGGATGATCTGAAATAA
- the wrbA gene encoding NAD(P)H:quinone oxidoreductase — MKINIIFYSLYGHNYKMAEAVAEGAGEVEGAEIGLFQVQETLSPEILEKMGATESKNRFSHIPVATVENLEEADAIIFGTPTRFGMMAAQMRAFLDKTGSLWSDGSLIGKVGSVFTSSSTQHGGQEATILSFHTTLLHHGMIIVGVPYSEERQSILTEITGGSPYGASTVAGSGPDTRQPSENELGIARFQGRHVAEITKKLVGE; from the coding sequence ATGAAGATCAATATTATATTTTACAGTCTCTACGGGCACAATTACAAAATGGCAGAGGCGGTTGCCGAGGGTGCCGGCGAGGTTGAGGGTGCAGAGATAGGACTCTTCCAGGTACAGGAAACACTTAGTCCCGAAATACTCGAGAAGATGGGAGCCACTGAATCAAAGAATAGGTTCAGCCACATCCCGGTTGCAACTGTCGAGAATCTCGAGGAAGCAGATGCCATAATCTTTGGCACACCCACAAGGTTTGGTATGATGGCCGCACAGATGCGTGCATTTCTTGATAAGACCGGTAGCCTCTGGTCAGACGGTTCTCTCATAGGCAAGGTCGGAAGTGTATTCACATCCAGCAGCACCCAGCATGGAGGACAGGAGGCCACCATCCTGAGTTTTCACACTACACTGCTGCACCACGGCATGATAATCGTAGGCGTGCCCTATTCAGAAGAAAGGCAGTCCATCCTCACCGAGATCACTGGAGGAAGTCCCTACGGAGCTTCCACTGTTGCAGGCAGCGGCCCGGATACAAGACAACCAAGTGAGAACGAGCTAGGCATTGCGAGGTTCCAGGGAAGACATGTGGCGGAGATCACAAAGAAGCTTGTCGGTGAATGA
- a CDS encoding energy-coupling factor transporter ATPase: MIEINDLSHRYPDGKIALDSVSLDIKKGEFVVIAGRNGSGKSTLVQHMNALLLPISGSVKVKDLCTSKKENIPQIRRKVGMVFQNPDSQFAGMTVEEDIAFGLENTGVETQRIRMLVDSVLDSMGLSGYKKYTPRILSGGQKQKVAIAGVLVMEPECVVFDEITSMLDPASREEILATIKNINENGTTVVHITHRLEEAVDADRLIVMDSGKIVLEGVPNKVLANRELLQEHGLRLPPLFELSRKLSDEGIIRKGVLSKEELVEELCRSM; encoded by the coding sequence ATGATCGAGATCAACGACTTAAGCCACAGATACCCGGACGGAAAAATTGCTCTTGATTCGGTGAGTCTGGACATCAAAAAAGGTGAGTTCGTTGTCATTGCCGGCAGGAACGGCAGTGGGAAATCCACCCTTGTGCAGCATATGAATGCCCTGCTTCTTCCAATATCCGGTTCGGTCAAAGTTAAAGACCTCTGTACTTCAAAAAAAGAAAATATCCCGCAGATACGCAGGAAGGTAGGAATGGTCTTCCAGAATCCCGATTCCCAGTTCGCCGGAATGACAGTTGAGGAAGACATAGCCTTCGGACTTGAGAATACAGGAGTTGAAACACAGAGAATAAGGATGCTTGTTGACAGTGTTTTGGATTCCATGGGACTTTCGGGATACAAAAAATATACACCTCGCATCCTGAGCGGAGGGCAGAAACAAAAGGTTGCGATCGCAGGGGTACTCGTCATGGAGCCGGAATGTGTCGTCTTCGATGAAATAACATCCATGCTTGATCCTGCTTCAAGAGAAGAGATCCTTGCAACAATAAAAAACATTAACGAAAATGGAACTACCGTCGTGCACATCACACACAGGCTGGAAGAAGCCGTTGATGCCGACCGTTTGATAGTAATGGATTCAGGAAAGATCGTTCTTGAAGGAGTGCCGAATAAAGTTTTAGCAAATCGAGAGCTTCTACAAGAACACGGCCTCAGACTGCCTCCGCTGTTTGAATTATCAAGGAAGCTTTCAGATGAAGGAATTATCCGGAAAGGAGTGCTGTCAAAGGAAGAGCTTGTGGAGGAACTATGTCGATCGATGTAA